Proteins encoded by one window of Bacillus sp. DTU_2020_1000418_1_SI_GHA_SEK_038:
- a CDS encoding L,D-transpeptidase yields the protein MVNLIYTLMMVLAISPIWPLGQNPVPGDPFIIVNKKTNEVAFIHNNKVQTVIAAATGKTEDLTPEGFFTITVKAKDPYYRKKDINGGDPENPLGTRWIGFDAAETDGRIYGIHGTNNPSSIGKYVSQGCIRLQNEAVESLYDLVPVGTKILIVSSPENFETLGRSYGAIQ from the coding sequence ATGGTTAATCTCATTTATACGTTGATGATGGTACTTGCAATTTCGCCGATCTGGCCTCTAGGGCAAAATCCGGTGCCAGGCGACCCATTTATTATTGTCAACAAAAAAACAAATGAAGTCGCATTTATTCATAACAATAAAGTCCAAACGGTGATCGCTGCGGCAACTGGCAAGACAGAGGATTTAACACCTGAAGGTTTTTTTACAATAACGGTAAAGGCGAAGGATCCTTATTATCGGAAAAAAGATATTAACGGCGGTGATCCCGAGAACCCATTAGGAACAAGGTGGATTGGATTTGATGCAGCAGAAACAGATGGGAGAATTTATGGAATCCATGGGACAAATAATCCTTCATCCATTGGAAAATATGTTTCTCAAGGCTGTATCCGCCTGCAAAATGAAGCAGTTGAATCTTTATATGATTTGGTTCCAGTTGGTACGAAAATATTAATTGTTTCCTCCCCCGAAAATTTTGAGACGCTCGGGCGTTCCTACGGGGCGATACAATAA
- a CDS encoding aromatic acid exporter family protein translates to MKFRIGYRTIKTAIGTTAAIILAQILGFHNFASAGIITILCIKPTKKKSLQASIERFIAGILAIVLSMIVFEGIAYHPLMIGLLLLFFIPMTVMLKVSDGIVTSCVTILHLYTAGQVTFDLVLNEIGIITIGIGVALIANIFMPSLDQKLGEYQMQIEENFKRIFEEIVIYLRVNESNWDGLEITETARLIEEAEALSYRDVENHLLRDENVYYHYFKMREKQFEIIERVLPIVTSISYTVEQGEMVADFIEELSKNIHSGNTAHIYLEKLNAMNESFKNMELPKTRIEFEARAALVQFTREIGEYLSIKSSTKELPIGKKVHVHNE, encoded by the coding sequence ATGAAGTTTCGAATCGGCTATCGGACGATAAAAACCGCTATTGGCACAACGGCAGCTATTATTTTAGCCCAAATATTAGGTTTTCATAATTTTGCTTCGGCAGGGATTATTACGATTCTTTGTATAAAGCCTACAAAGAAGAAATCTTTACAAGCTTCAATAGAACGCTTCATTGCTGGTATTTTGGCAATCGTTCTATCTATGATTGTTTTTGAAGGGATTGCTTATCATCCTTTAATGATAGGACTTTTATTGTTATTTTTTATTCCGATGACTGTTATGCTTAAGGTAAGTGATGGAATTGTTACAAGCTGCGTGACAATTTTGCACTTATACACTGCTGGACAAGTAACTTTCGATTTAGTTTTAAATGAAATTGGCATCATTACTATCGGAATTGGTGTTGCCCTAATTGCAAATATTTTTATGCCAAGCCTCGATCAGAAGCTTGGAGAATATCAAATGCAAATTGAAGAAAATTTCAAACGGATTTTTGAAGAGATTGTTATCTATCTTCGGGTAAATGAGAGTAACTGGGATGGGTTGGAAATTACGGAAACGGCAAGGCTTATAGAGGAGGCTGAAGCCCTTTCCTATCGGGATGTAGAAAATCATCTTCTCCGCGATGAAAATGTTTATTACCATTATTTTAAAATGAGAGAAAAACAATTTGAAATTATTGAACGGGTTCTTCCAATCGTTACCTCTATTTCCTATACAGTTGAACAAGGAGAAATGGTTGCTGATTTCATCGAGGAATTATCCAAAAATATTCATTCAGGAAATACTGCCCATATATATTTAGAAAAGCTTAATGCAATGAATGAATCTTTTAAAAATATGGAATTGCCAAAAACGAGGATTGAATTTGAAGCACGGGCTGCTCTTGTGCAATTTACACGCGAAATTGGGGAATATTTATCGATTAAAAGCTCGACAAAAGAGCTCCCGATCGGAAAAAAGGTGCATGTTCACAATGAGTAA